A single genomic interval of Helianthus annuus cultivar XRQ/B chromosome 13, HanXRQr2.0-SUNRISE, whole genome shotgun sequence harbors:
- the LOC110902051 gene encoding uncharacterized protein LOC110902051, whose protein sequence is MSGFSTDQVFKSREELMEWVRNTGRSLGYAIVTKRSKAKNGYVSKVVLMCDRGGVYKSDKDSSRETGTRKINCPFEMVGKFSKKNGSWTLKVKPGEHNHPPGEYMEGHPILK, encoded by the exons ATGTCTGGATTTTCAACAGATCAG GTGTTCAAGTCTCGTGAAGAGTTGATGGAATGGGTTAGAAACACCGGACGTAGTCTTGGTTACGCTATTGTGACTAAAAGATCGAAAGCTAAAAATGGCTACGTGTCTAAAGTTGTACTTATGTGTGATCGTGGTGGTGTGTATAAATCAGATAAAGATTCAAGTAGAGAGACCGGCACTAGAAAGATAAATTGCCCGTTTGAAATGGTAGGGAAATTTTCAAAAAAGAATGGTTCTTGGACGTTAAAAGTAAAACCTGGTGAGCATAATCATCCACCCGGAGAATATATGGAGGGACACCCAATCCTCAAATGA